CTGCCGCCCGGCCGCGAACGGCAGCGACCGGCCGGAGAAGTAGCCCACCAGCGCGCCGAGCGTGGCGGCGCCGAGGAGCCCGGCGACGATCGAGCCGGCCAGCGCGGCGCCGCCGGAGCCGACGAACCAGGGCAGCAGCGGCAGGAGGGCGCCCACCGCGAACGCGACGAACGACCAACCCCCGGCGACCCAGGGCGAGCCGAGGTCGTCGGGGTCGATGCCGAGCTCCTCGCGCGCGTGGACCTCGAGCGCGACCTTCGGGTCGCTCATCACCGCGTCGGCGAGCTCGTGCGCCAGCTCCGAGGTGATGCCGCGCGACTCGTAGATCTTCACCAGCTCGAGGGTCTCCAGGGCGGGGTTCGCCTGCTGGGCCCGGCGCTCGATCGCCAGCTCCCGCTCGAAGAGCTCCTGCTGCGCCCGCATGGAGATGTACTCGCCGGCCGCCATCGAGACCGCGCCGGCGATCAGCCCCGCGATGCCGGCGAGCCGCACGACCGACGCCGATGGGTCGGCGGCGGCCACCCCGAGGATCAGCGCGGCGTTCGACACCAGGCCGTCGCTGGCACCGAAGACGGCGGCCCGAGGACCGCCCGAGCCGACGCTGCGGTGGTGGTGGTCGTAGTGCGCCGCGTGGATCACCGCCTCGAGCGGCAGATCCTCGAACGACGGGGTCGATGCCATGGGTCGAGGGTACTGCCGCCGCCGTCGGGGCCCCCGTTAGCCTGACCGCGTGCTCCGGCGATACGACGCCTCACACGAGGACATCAGCGACCTGCTCGCCGACCAGCCCGCCTACCGCAGCCGCCAGGTGTGGGACGGGCTCCACCGGCGACTCGCCGAGCCGTCCGACATGACCGACCTGCCGCTCGCCCTGCGCGAGCGCCTGGCCGACGCGCTGCCCCCGGCCCTGGCGCCGGTGACCGCCTCGCGCTCCGATGACGGCGCCACCGTCAAGTGGCTGTGGGAGCTCCACGACGGGGCCCGCGTCGAGACGGTGCTCATGCACTACGACGACCGGTCGACCGTGTGCGTGAGCACGCAAGCCGGCTGCGCGATGGCGTGCAGCTTCTGCGCCACCGGTCAGTCGGGGTTCGAACGCCACATGACCGTCGGCGAGATCGTCGAGCAGGTCGTCCGGGCCCAGCGCGAGGCGGGCGAGCGGCGCGTCTCCAACGTCGTGTTCATGGGGATGGGCGAACCTCTGGCCAACTACGACGCCACGTGGGCCGCGGTCGAGCGCCTCCACGGGGCGATGGGGCTGTCCGCCCGCCACCTGACGCTCTCCACCGTCGGCCTCGTGCCCGGCATCCGTCGCCTGGCGACCGAGGACCTGCCCGTGAACCTCGCGGTGTCGCTCCACCTGGCGGACGACGCCCGTCGGGA
This portion of the Actinomarinicola tropica genome encodes:
- a CDS encoding VIT1/CCC1 transporter family protein; protein product: MASTPSFEDLPLEAVIHAAHYDHHHRSVGSGGPRAAVFGASDGLVSNAALILGVAAADPSASVVRLAGIAGLIAGAVSMAAGEYISMRAQQELFERELAIERRAQQANPALETLELVKIYESRGITSELAHELADAVMSDPKVALEVHAREELGIDPDDLGSPWVAGGWSFVAFAVGALLPLLPWFVGSGGAALAGSIVAGLLGAATLGALVGYFSGRSLPFAAGRQVLITALAAAITYGIGSVVGVSV
- the rlmN gene encoding 23S rRNA (adenine(2503)-C(2))-methyltransferase RlmN, translating into MLRRYDASHEDISDLLADQPAYRSRQVWDGLHRRLAEPSDMTDLPLALRERLADALPPALAPVTASRSDDGATVKWLWELHDGARVETVLMHYDDRSTVCVSTQAGCAMACSFCATGQSGFERHMTVGEIVEQVVRAQREAGERRVSNVVFMGMGEPLANYDATWAAVERLHGAMGLSARHLTLSTVGLVPGIRRLATEDLPVNLAVSLHLADDARRDDLVPINRRYPLAVLAEACEEYLRAKGRRLSFEWALIDGVNDTDRDARQLAAYALPLRAHVNLIPLNPTPGYAVRGSAPQQVRWFRDRLRELGVNATVRQNRGTDIDAACGQLRAGHEATPVASPRRR